The Rhinoderma darwinii isolate aRhiDar2 chromosome 9, aRhiDar2.hap1, whole genome shotgun sequence sequence tacaagaatataactactataatactgccacctatatacaagaatataactactataatactgctccctatatacaagaatatacctactataatactgctcttatataaaagaatataactactataatactgccccctatatacatgaatataattactataatactgccccctatatacaagaatatagctactataatactgcccctatatacaagaatataactactataatactgctccctatatacaagaatataactactataatactgtccccatatgtacaagaatataactactataatactgccacctatatacaagaatataactactataatactgctccctatatacaagaatatacctactataatactgctcttatataaaagaatataactactataatactgccccctatatacatgaatataattactataatactgccccctatatacaagaatatagctactataatactgcccctatatacaagaatataactactataatactgctccctatatacaagaatataactactataatactgctcttaaatacaagaatataactactataatactgccccctatatacatgaatataattactataatactgccccctatatacaagaatatagctactataatactgcccctatatacaagaatataactactataatactgcccctgtatatgaGATATTTCAAGACTTCAACCTTTTCTTTTTCCATGTATTAGGTGTCCTACAGAGCCCAAAAGGGAATGACTAGAAATGCGGTCTTAAAAATGTTGACTGTTTGGGTTGCCGCATTCCTTCTTTATGGTCCAGCCATCATAAGCTGGGAGTACATAGCAAGGGCCACCATCTTACCTGAAGGAGAATGTTACGTGGAATTTTACTACAACTGGTATTTCCTAATGATCGCTTCCACAGTAGAGTTCTTCACACCTTTCATCAGTGTCACCTATTTCAATTTGAGCATCTACATCAATATTAAAAAGAGGACCATGATGAGGAACGAAGAACTAGCCCAAGGCCAGGAACACTGTGAGATGAGTTTCCAGAGGAAGAAAAAAGAACACTTAATCTTCTTTGTTAAACCGGCTGAAAGGCCGCACATTGACGTTAAAAAACAGACCACCTGTTTGATGTCCACTGACACTTGTCCTACAGGTCGGCGGTCCCATAGACTCAAGGGCCACACTTTGGACCTCAACATAAGCCAAGATCTACCACCTTTACAAGTCGAGGTTCAAACCAAGAAACACCAAGACTGTTtttacaaaacagtggaaaatgcTTGTAGTAATGTCAGGACGGACATGGCTAGCAGTATCGCCAATAGATTTAGGCTTTCGAGAGACAAGAGAGTAGCCAAGTCCTTGGCCATTATTGTATGTGTCTTTGGTCTTTGCTGGGCACCCTACACACTGTTGATGATCATCAGGGCGGCTTGCCATGGTCGTTGCGTTCAGCATTACCTCTATGAGATCTCCTTTTGGCTCCTCTGGTTGAATTCAGCCATTAACCCTATACTTTACCCCCTTTGCCATATGAGTTTCAGAAAAGCTTTCATGAAGCTGCTTTGTCCTGGAAAAGTCAAAATACAtcctcatatttttatgtaaattggCCAGAGGAATATGAAAACATTTTTACCGACATTATGATTGTGGGATCAAGAAGAAGGGGGGGGGAGACTTTGGGATATTGATGTAATTTAATCAATTGGGTTGTCACATGGAGTAGAAGCTGGTGGACGAGCCAAAGCTCTGACAGTGCAGAGCCATCTCTCTCATACTTTGTATTCAACGCTATATACCTGGACAGAAGAGTTTGCATTTCCATAGGGATCACAGGTTCCCAACCCTAGTAGATGAGAGAATGAGATGAACCCAAGGCTAACCGATGCCTCAAATTTTCCTTTAAGGGCATTATATAATAAAGACAAATAAAGAAGTCACTTTTTCTCACTCTGTCTGATTACTAATTCAACCCATCCAATCGTATTGACTTATTTGTTCATCGGCATATTTGTATATGTGAATTTTAATGAAGTTCCTGGGTAGAGGATCATCAACATCAGTCATATCTTTCTCATTTAGATGTCTGTTTAAAGAGAGCTCTTGATTCTAAATTCCCACAAATCCAAGTCTTAGTACATAATAGGGTTAAACTGGCCCGAAGGAAACACTTTTGTGGGCCAAGGTTATGAAATAGTAACAAGGACAGCAGCCACCAGGACCCTGAGGCTCAGCATCCCCTGACTTGTGTCTCGTCTGTTTCTAAGTTTTATCACGTTTTAAGAAATAACtactttttacaaaaaaataactactataatactatcccctatatatataagaatataactactttaatactgctcctatatacaagaataactactataatactgccccctatatataagaatataactactataatactgctcctatatacaagaataactactataatactgccccctatatataagaatataactactataatactgcccctatatacaagaatataactattacaatactgctcctatatacaagaatataactactataatactgccccctatatacaagaatataactactataatactgcccgatatatacaagactataactactataatattgctcctatatacaagaatatacctactataatactgccccctatatacgagaatataactactattatactgccccctatatacaagaatataactactataatactgccccctatatacaagaatataactactataatactgctcctatatacaagaatacaactactataatactgccccctatatacaagaatataactactataatactgcttcctatatacaagaatataactactataatactgccccctatatacaagaatataactactataatactgctcctatatacaagaataactactataatactgcccctatatataagaatataactactataatactgccccctatatacaagaatataactactataatactgcccgatatatacaagactataactactataatattgctcctatatacaagaatatacctactataatactgccccctatatacgagaatataactactattatactgccccctatatacaagaatataactactataatactgccccctatatacaagaatataactactataatactgctcctatatacaagaatacaactactataatactgccccctatatacaagaatataactactataatactgcttcctatatacaagaatataactactataatactgccccctatatacaagaatataactactataatactgccccctatatacaagaatataactactataatactgcccctatatacaagaatataactactataatactgctccctatatacaagaatataactactataatactgccccctatatacaagaatataaccactataatactgcccctatatacaagaatataactactataatactgctcctatatacaagaatataactactataatactgctcacatatacaagaatataactactataatactgcccctatatagaagaatataactactataatactgccccctatatacaagaatataactactataatactgccactatatacaagaatataactactataatactgccactatatacaagaatataactactataatactgcccctatgtacaagaatataactactataatactgccactatatacaagaatataactactataatactgccactatatacaaggatataactactataatacagccccctatatacaagaatataactgctataacactgcccctatatacaagaatataactactataatactgcctcctatatacaggaatataactactataatactgcccctatatacaagaatataactactataatacggccccccatatagaagaatataactactataatactgcctcctatgcacaagaatataactactataatactgtccctatgtacaagaatataactactataatactgcccctatatacaagaatataactactacaatactgccccctatatacaagaatataactactataatactgccccctatatacaagaatataactactataatactgccccctatatacaagaatataactactataatactgccccctatatacaagaatataactactataatactgcccctatatacaagaatataattactataatactacc is a genomic window containing:
- the LOC142661136 gene encoding histamine H3 receptor-like, translating into MSGVNGSAEDNQLGNKCLANGEEQFQHYGQFTPSVSILLAVLMILMVLATVLGNALVILAFVVDKGLRTQGNFFFLNLAIADFLVGGFCIPLYIPYVLTGQWKFGKGLCKLWLVMDYLLCTASVFNIVLISYDRFISVTKAVSYRAQKGMTRNAVLKMLTVWVAAFLLYGPAIISWEYIARATILPEGECYVEFYYNWYFLMIASTVEFFTPFISVTYFNLSIYINIKKRTMMRNEELAQGQEHCEMSFQRKKKEHLIFFVKPAERPHIDVKKQTTCLMSTDTCPTGRRSHRLKGHTLDLNISQDLPPLQVEVQTKKHQDCFYKTVENACSNVRTDMASSIANRFRLSRDKRVAKSLAIIVCVFGLCWAPYTLLMIIRAACHGRCVQHYLYEISFWLLWLNSAINPILYPLCHMSFRKAFMKLLCPGKVKIHPHIFM